One segment of Mesotoga infera DNA contains the following:
- a CDS encoding ATP-binding cassette domain-containing protein: VSELGLDHRLSAYPSQLSGGEQQRAAIARALVMDPKLILLDEPTSALDPRTTGRLLDLVVNLNERRSVTFAVVTHDMDVIKRTCDRVAYLQNGKLHFFGPTHEFFVKIENNEVSDFGSPLELETSVLSGQKRLLRVLFWGERTHEPVLWEIAREYDIMINILYGKIEELKNGPFGTMIIAIDGQRQDLFIEKLRDSVFFLEEVG; encoded by the coding sequence CGTTTCGGAGCTAGGCCTGGATCACAGGCTGAGCGCCTACCCTTCGCAGCTCTCCGGCGGCGAACAGCAGAGAGCGGCGATCGCCCGCGCTCTCGTAATGGATCCAAAGCTGATTCTTCTAGACGAGCCCACTTCCGCGCTCGACCCGAGGACTACGGGCAGACTTCTCGATCTCGTAGTGAATCTCAATGAAAGACGCAGTGTCACCTTCGCGGTCGTAACCCACGATATGGACGTCATCAAGAGAACCTGTGACAGAGTCGCGTATTTGCAGAATGGGAAGCTGCACTTCTTCGGACCTACGCACGAATTCTTCGTTAAGATCGAGAACAATGAAGTGAGTGACTTTGGAAGCCCTCTCGAGCTGGAAACAAGCGTTCTTTCGGGGCAGAAGCGGCTCTTGAGAGTGCTTTTCTGGGGCGAGCGAACCCACGAACCCGTTTTATGGGAGATAGCGAGGGAGTACGATATAATGATCAACATTCTATACGGAAAGATAGAAGAGCTGAAGAACGGGCCCTTCGGAACAATGATCATCGCAATTGATGGGCAAAGACAGGATCTGTTCATAGAGAAACTTAGGGACTCCGTCTTCTTTCTCGAGGAGGTCGGCTGA
- a CDS encoding ABC transporter permease gives MFSQIFNATLETLYMLLLSGFLATLFGIPLGVGLYLCSRSRRLKTLYALLDLLVNIFRSIPFIILVLLLIPVTKNVMGTIIGPNAAIFNLTIAAIPFMARLAENSFNAVPSGIIDSSNSMGLNKWQMVTKVLIPETLPDQIGNITVLLINLVTYTAIAGAVGAGGLGQLAINYGYYRFQWDVVLYAVIVLVAISQLLQFTGGKLAKGLRK, from the coding sequence ATGTTCTCACAAATATTCAATGCGACCCTCGAAACCCTATATATGCTTCTTCTCTCCGGTTTCCTGGCAACTCTTTTCGGTATTCCGCTAGGTGTAGGTCTTTACCTCTGTTCAAGATCGCGAAGGTTGAAGACCCTCTATGCGCTGCTCGATCTGCTGGTAAATATCTTCAGATCAATACCTTTCATTATTCTCGTGTTGCTCCTTATTCCCGTTACGAAAAACGTAATGGGGACGATAATCGGGCCAAATGCCGCAATCTTCAATCTGACTATCGCAGCTATACCTTTCATGGCAAGGCTTGCAGAGAATTCCTTCAACGCCGTGCCTTCGGGAATAATCGATTCGTCAAACTCAATGGGATTGAACAAGTGGCAGATGGTCACAAAGGTTCTGATACCGGAAACACTGCCCGATCAGATAGGCAACATAACCGTGCTCTTGATCAATCTCGTAACCTACACCGCCATAGCGGGAGCAGTCGGAGCCGGAGGTCTCGGTCAGCTGGCGATCAACTATGGCTACTACCGGTTCCAGTGGGATGTAGTTCTGTACGCAGTGATCGTTCTCGTGGCGATCAGCCAGCTTCTTCAGTTCACAGGAGGAAAACTGGCGAAGGGATTGCGAAAATAA